In Candidatus Latescibacter sp., the following proteins share a genomic window:
- the gltB gene encoding glutamate synthase large subunit: MEPKMQPEGLYNPVFEHDTCGVGFVARIDGIPSHQIIENGVEVLMNLEHRGAVNSDQATGDGAGILVRIPDLFLRRECGNLGIHLPEEGGYGVAMMFLPGEKESAERCISILERIAEEEQCAVLGWREVPVDSRHLGELARLTQPRVRQLFMAGGSYDPEAFERKLYVIRRVAEKEIDSLDAPEFHPFYVASMSSRTLNYKGFMNGKDLPLFYPDLQDADFRSAFALIHQRYSTNTFPSWHLAHPFRFMAHNGEINTLSGNKNHLLSREAGFSSPLFGSDIEKIKPVITPGGSDSSSFDNALELLIMAGRSLPHAMMMMIPEAWGSKFVMSEDKRAFYEYHASFMEPWDGPAAMVFTDGRYVGATLDRNGLRPARYTVTRDGLVVLASEAGVLDIPDDRIRSHGRLQPGKMFLLDLEQNRIIPDNVIKAKICRQRPYRHWVRNNKIELRGLLAPTEIPPEAPALLLRKQQAFGYTEEELKMILAPMGAHGQEPVGSMGDDTPPAVLSHRPQLLFTYFKQLFAQVTNPPIDPLREELVMSLMRFSGHERNLLAETPEHCRQLKLHHPILTPEDMRRLRSANHPDIVTGEIDILFPSDGDGAALRKALDFCFERAEKLMDSGVSFLILTDRNMNREYAPIPSLLAVSGLHHHLVREGKRSRVSLIVETGEAREIMHFALLIGYGASAVCPHVAFSTIRRLSEDGLYDIPTKPDLAVDSYITAIKKGLMKTMSRIGISTIRSYFGAQIFEALGLSRELIDTYFSGTVSRIGGIGLEEIARETLERYGYAFAGESAGAGLEPGGGYKVRGGGEKHLWSPRAISRLQYAVRSNDYGAFKEYTRIIDNQSDEQITLRSLLQFRKCNPVPIEEVEPVESIVKRFATSAMSMGSLSPEAHETLAIAMNRLGARSNSGEGGEDAARYVPSGNGDNRRSAIKQVASGRFGVTTNYLVNADELQIKIAQGAKPGEGGQLPGHKVTREIARIRHSTPGVTLISPPPHHDIYSIEDLAQLIYDLRAVNPRGKISVKLVSEAGVGTVAAGVVKAKADIVVISGCDGGTGASPLTSIKHVGLPWELGLAETQQTLIRNDLRAGVRIHVDGQLRTGRDLAIAALLGADEFGFGTMALVSLGCVLLRKCHLNACSVGVATQDPNLRAHFAGRPEHVMNMMRFLAEDLREYMAMLGFRTAEEMIGHTEMLEPRTDIQHYKAKTLDLSAILYPSADGSCKSACGFSSAAHTERPALDKEIFSLAAPALETGQPVTIRAAVRNIHRTVGTSLSAEIIRRFGEKGLPDGTVNIHLTGTAGQSFGAFLVPGVTLRLEGIANDYLGKGMSGGRIILTPPEGALFQPWENVIAGNVVLYGATGGEVYLYGTAGERFAVRNSGAVAVVESVGDHGCEYMTGGVVVVLGETGNNFAAGMSGGIAFVYNESETFDTRCNLDMVDIESVLSPEDELLLRNLIENHHRHTGSARAGKILESWDSSLPLFAKVMPVDYRESLRRIRFEENQENESMPATEEVFLPSYLEHRRENPPKRPVEERIQDYREIETLLPPEKAEIQASRCRDCGIPYCHSFGCPVENRIPDWNLLVTRSSWRQANEILHACNNFPEITGRVCPAPCEAACTLSINMPAVTVRQVELQI; this comes from the coding sequence ATGGAACCTAAAATGCAGCCGGAAGGTTTATACAACCCTGTATTTGAACATGATACCTGCGGGGTCGGTTTTGTAGCCCGTATCGACGGCATCCCCTCGCATCAGATCATCGAAAACGGGGTGGAAGTTCTTATGAACCTGGAGCATCGCGGGGCGGTGAACAGCGACCAGGCCACCGGCGACGGCGCCGGAATACTGGTGCGGATTCCCGACCTGTTCCTCAGGCGCGAATGCGGAAACCTTGGCATTCACCTCCCGGAGGAAGGCGGCTACGGTGTCGCCATGATGTTCCTCCCTGGGGAAAAAGAGAGCGCCGAACGCTGCATATCCATCCTGGAAAGAATCGCCGAAGAGGAACAGTGCGCCGTCCTTGGATGGCGCGAGGTGCCGGTGGATTCACGCCATCTCGGAGAGCTCGCCCGCCTGACACAGCCGCGAGTTCGCCAGCTTTTCATGGCCGGGGGATCGTATGACCCGGAGGCTTTCGAGCGGAAACTGTATGTCATCAGGAGAGTGGCCGAGAAAGAAATTGACTCGCTTGACGCCCCGGAATTCCATCCTTTTTATGTGGCGAGCATGTCCTCCCGCACATTGAACTACAAGGGCTTCATGAACGGGAAAGACCTTCCCCTGTTTTACCCGGACTTGCAGGATGCCGATTTCCGGAGCGCGTTCGCTCTCATCCACCAGCGATACAGCACCAATACTTTTCCGTCCTGGCATCTTGCCCATCCATTCCGCTTTATGGCGCATAACGGGGAGATCAATACACTCTCAGGGAACAAGAACCACCTGCTATCCCGTGAAGCCGGATTCTCTTCACCGCTCTTCGGTTCCGATATTGAAAAAATCAAGCCGGTCATCACCCCCGGGGGGAGCGATTCCTCCTCTTTCGACAATGCGCTGGAGCTTTTGATTATGGCCGGACGCTCCCTGCCCCACGCCATGATGATGATGATTCCCGAGGCCTGGGGTTCAAAGTTTGTGATGAGCGAGGACAAACGCGCCTTTTACGAGTACCATGCATCATTCATGGAGCCCTGGGACGGTCCTGCGGCGATGGTTTTCACCGACGGTCGTTATGTTGGCGCCACCCTGGACCGCAACGGTCTCCGTCCCGCCCGCTATACGGTGACCAGGGACGGCCTTGTGGTGCTGGCCTCGGAGGCGGGTGTGCTCGATATCCCCGATGACCGGATCCGCTCCCATGGCCGTCTGCAGCCCGGGAAAATGTTTCTTCTGGACCTGGAGCAGAACCGTATCATACCCGACAACGTCATCAAGGCCAAAATATGCCGCCAGCGCCCCTACCGTCACTGGGTCAGAAACAACAAGATCGAGCTTCGGGGGCTGCTCGCTCCGACAGAGATTCCGCCGGAGGCCCCGGCGCTCCTCCTTCGAAAACAGCAGGCGTTCGGCTACACCGAGGAGGAGCTGAAAATGATCCTGGCTCCCATGGGCGCGCACGGCCAGGAACCGGTCGGCTCCATGGGCGACGATACCCCGCCTGCAGTGCTCTCCCATCGCCCGCAGCTTCTGTTCACCTACTTCAAACAGCTTTTTGCCCAGGTAACCAACCCGCCCATTGACCCACTCCGGGAAGAGCTGGTTATGTCGCTCATGCGGTTTTCAGGCCACGAGCGGAACCTGCTCGCAGAAACTCCGGAACACTGCCGTCAGCTCAAGCTCCATCACCCCATCCTGACCCCGGAGGACATGCGGCGTCTGCGCTCGGCAAACCACCCGGATATCGTCACCGGAGAGATCGATATCCTCTTCCCGTCGGATGGGGACGGGGCAGCGCTCCGGAAGGCGTTGGATTTTTGTTTCGAGCGGGCGGAGAAGTTGATGGACAGCGGGGTGAGCTTCCTCATCCTGACCGACCGTAACATGAACAGGGAATATGCCCCAATCCCTTCACTCCTGGCTGTGTCAGGACTGCACCACCACCTGGTAAGGGAAGGAAAGCGCTCCCGGGTGTCGCTCATTGTGGAAACCGGCGAGGCGCGGGAGATCATGCACTTTGCCCTCCTGATCGGATACGGCGCGAGCGCAGTCTGCCCCCATGTGGCGTTCTCCACCATACGGCGGCTCAGCGAGGACGGCCTGTACGATATCCCCACAAAGCCCGATTTGGCGGTGGACTCCTATATTACCGCCATCAAAAAGGGGCTTATGAAAACCATGAGCCGCATCGGCATATCCACCATCCGCAGCTATTTCGGGGCGCAGATATTCGAGGCGCTCGGTCTTTCGCGTGAGCTTATAGACACATATTTTTCCGGGACTGTTTCACGCATCGGGGGAATCGGCCTGGAGGAGATCGCCCGTGAAACCCTGGAACGGTATGGGTATGCCTTTGCCGGGGAATCCGCCGGGGCGGGTCTTGAACCGGGCGGCGGTTACAAGGTCAGAGGCGGAGGGGAAAAGCATCTCTGGTCGCCACGGGCCATATCCCGGCTTCAGTATGCGGTGAGGTCGAACGACTATGGGGCATTCAAAGAGTATACACGGATCATCGACAACCAGTCCGATGAACAGATAACCCTGCGGAGCCTCCTGCAGTTCAGAAAATGCAACCCGGTCCCCATCGAAGAGGTTGAGCCTGTCGAGAGCATTGTGAAGCGGTTCGCAACCTCGGCCATGTCCATGGGCTCGCTCAGCCCTGAGGCGCACGAGACCCTGGCCATCGCCATGAACCGTCTGGGCGCCCGGAGCAATTCCGGGGAAGGCGGCGAGGACGCGGCGCGGTATGTCCCTTCCGGAAACGGCGACAACCGGCGGTCGGCAATAAAGCAGGTGGCTTCGGGACGCTTCGGAGTCACCACGAATTACCTGGTCAATGCCGATGAGCTTCAGATCAAGATCGCCCAGGGCGCCAAACCGGGCGAGGGGGGCCAGCTCCCCGGTCACAAGGTGACCCGTGAAATCGCCCGGATTCGTCACTCCACCCCCGGAGTCACTCTCATCTCGCCGCCGCCGCACCATGATATTTACTCGATCGAGGACCTTGCACAATTGATATACGACCTCCGTGCGGTGAATCCCCGGGGAAAAATCTCGGTCAAGCTTGTTTCCGAGGCCGGAGTCGGCACAGTAGCGGCGGGAGTGGTAAAAGCCAAGGCGGATATTGTGGTGATTTCCGGCTGCGACGGCGGCACCGGAGCCTCCCCGCTCACCTCCATAAAGCATGTGGGGCTGCCCTGGGAGCTCGGCCTGGCGGAGACCCAGCAGACCCTCATCCGGAACGATCTTCGGGCCGGGGTGCGCATCCATGTGGACGGCCAGCTCAGAACCGGCCGCGACCTGGCCATCGCCGCGCTTCTGGGCGCCGATGAGTTCGGGTTCGGAACCATGGCGCTGGTATCTCTTGGGTGTGTGCTTCTGCGGAAATGTCATCTCAACGCATGCTCTGTCGGGGTGGCCACCCAGGACCCGAATCTGCGCGCCCATTTCGCAGGAAGGCCCGAACATGTCATGAACATGATGCGCTTTCTGGCTGAGGATCTCCGTGAATACATGGCTATGCTGGGGTTCCGGACGGCCGAGGAGATGATAGGGCATACGGAGATGCTCGAACCCCGGACGGATATACAACATTACAAAGCGAAAACCCTGGATTTGTCCGCGATCCTCTATCCCTCCGCAGACGGAAGCTGCAAATCAGCATGCGGTTTTTCATCGGCGGCGCACACAGAGCGGCCTGCGCTGGATAAGGAAATTTTTTCGCTTGCCGCCCCCGCACTCGAAACCGGGCAGCCTGTCACCATCCGGGCCGCAGTGCGTAATATCCACCGTACGGTGGGAACCTCCCTTTCCGCGGAGATCATCCGGCGCTTCGGGGAGAAGGGTCTCCCAGACGGCACGGTGAATATCCATCTTACGGGCACCGCCGGGCAGAGCTTCGGGGCGTTTCTTGTTCCGGGTGTCACCCTGCGCCTGGAGGGGATCGCCAACGATTACCTTGGCAAGGGAATGTCCGGAGGAAGGATTATCCTCACTCCGCCGGAAGGCGCCCTTTTCCAGCCTTGGGAAAATGTCATTGCCGGGAACGTCGTCCTCTACGGCGCGACAGGAGGTGAGGTCTACCTCTACGGCACAGCGGGTGAGCGTTTTGCAGTGCGTAACAGCGGGGCTGTAGCGGTGGTGGAGAGTGTGGGCGACCATGGCTGCGAGTATATGACCGGAGGAGTAGTGGTAGTGCTCGGCGAGACCGGGAATAATTTCGCCGCAGGAATGAGCGGCGGCATCGCGTTCGTATACAATGAATCGGAAACGTTCGATACCCGCTGCAACCTGGACATGGTGGACATCGAAAGCGTCCTTTCACCGGAAGACGAGCTTCTCCTCCGTAACCTCATCGAGAACCATCACCGTCACACAGGAAGCGCCCGCGCCGGGAAGATTCTGGAGAGCTGGGATTCCTCGCTTCCCCTCTTCGCCAAGGTCATGCCGGTGGATTACCGTGAATCGCTGCGCCGCATACGGTTCGAGGAGAACCAGGAAAATGAATCGATGCCTGCCACAGAGGAGGTCTTCCTGCCGAGCTACTTGGAGCACCGTCGGGAAAATCCCCCGAAACGGCCGGTGGAGGAACGGATTCAGGATTACCGTGAGATAGAAACGCTTCTTCCCCCGGAGAAAGCGGAAATCCAGGCCTCCCGCTGCCGTGACTGCGGAATACCCTACTGCCACAGCTTCGGCTGCCCGGTTGAGAACCGTATCCCCGACTGGAATCTGTTGGTGACCCGCAGCTCCTGGAGGCAGGCGAACGAGATTCTCCACGCCTGCAACAATTTCCCCGAAATCACCGGCCGGGTGTGTCCCGCTCCCTGCGAGGCCGCCTGCACCCTTTCCATCAACATGCCTGCGGTGACAGTCAGGCAGGTCGAGCTGCAGATTG
- a CDS encoding acetate kinase: MKVLVINCGSSSVKYQLMDTADESVLAKGLVERIGFEDAIFTHIPTNGEKQVQTLPVKNHVIAMKYVLDCLVGEGGVVKSLAQIGAVGHRFVNGGREFIEPVTATRLVLKKLHETADLAPLHNPANLLGIEACMAAMPDTPQVIVFDTGFHARIPAKAYMYALPYRYYEKYGIRRYGFHGTSHYYVSHRAAEILGKPIEELKIITCHLGNGCSVDAVRDGWAVDTSMGFTPLEGLMMGTRTGDIDCAAPLYIMKKEGISPEEMDTIMNKKSGLLGVTGISSDMREIESSAEKGNELAILALDMYCYRIKKYISAYTGILGGLDVLVFTAGVGEHSPRIREKACEGLSFLGVEIDTEKNAQTRGGGAEIGKKDSRIRILVIPTNEELVIAREAERRTRL; the protein is encoded by the coding sequence TTGAAGGTTCTCGTTATCAACTGCGGCAGTTCTTCGGTGAAATACCAGCTTATGGATACAGCGGACGAATCGGTTCTGGCAAAGGGGCTGGTCGAGCGTATAGGATTTGAGGATGCCATTTTTACCCATATTCCGACGAACGGTGAGAAACAGGTGCAGACCCTGCCGGTGAAGAACCACGTCATCGCCATGAAATATGTACTGGACTGTCTTGTCGGCGAGGGTGGTGTAGTGAAAAGCCTGGCCCAGATCGGCGCTGTCGGGCACCGGTTTGTCAACGGCGGCAGGGAGTTTATCGAGCCGGTGACAGCCACCAGGCTGGTTCTGAAAAAGCTCCATGAAACTGCGGACCTCGCACCGCTCCATAACCCGGCGAACCTTCTGGGAATCGAGGCCTGCATGGCTGCCATGCCCGATACTCCGCAGGTAATAGTGTTCGACACCGGCTTCCATGCGCGAATACCGGCGAAGGCTTACATGTACGCCCTGCCGTACCGGTACTACGAAAAATACGGCATCCGGCGCTACGGCTTCCACGGTACCTCACACTACTATGTTTCCCACAGGGCGGCGGAGATTCTGGGAAAACCGATCGAGGAATTGAAGATCATCACCTGTCACCTCGGAAACGGCTGCTCTGTGGATGCGGTCAGGGACGGCTGGGCTGTGGACACCTCCATGGGATTCACCCCGCTAGAAGGGCTCATGATGGGTACCCGGACCGGCGATATCGACTGCGCCGCGCCCCTGTACATCATGAAAAAAGAGGGCATCTCCCCCGAAGAGATGGATACCATAATGAACAAGAAAAGCGGGCTCCTCGGTGTGACCGGAATCTCCTCGGATATGCGTGAGATCGAGAGCTCTGCGGAAAAAGGAAACGAGCTTGCCATACTGGCCCTGGACATGTACTGCTACCGGATAAAAAAATATATTTCAGCCTATACAGGTATTCTCGGCGGTCTGGATGTGCTGGTGTTTACCGCGGGAGTAGGAGAGCACAGTCCCCGGATCCGTGAAAAAGCCTGCGAGGGGCTTTCCTTCCTTGGTGTCGAGATTGATACGGAGAAGAACGCCCAAACCAGGGGCGGCGGCGCCGAGATCGGGAAAAAGGACTCCCGG